One Arachis hypogaea cultivar Tifrunner chromosome 18, arahy.Tifrunner.gnm2.J5K5, whole genome shotgun sequence genomic window, taatagtccatactttgctcgagtttagatgatgcaaactggcgtttaacgccagctctctgccctattctggcgttaaacgccagaaacaagttacaaattggtgttcaactccaaggaagacctctacacatgaaagcttcaatgctcagtccaagcacacaccaagtgggcccgaaagtggatttctgcatcatctactcatttctgtaaaccctagtaactagtttagcataaatagaactttttactattgtactaggagtctttttccctattttcgaattcatatgccatttggggaggctggccattcggccatgcctggaccttgttcttatgtattttcaacggtagagtttctacacaccatagattaaggtgtggagctctgctgttcctcatgaattaatgcaaagtactattgtttttctattcaattcaagcctatttcttctctaagatattcattcgcacacaagaacatgatgaatgtgatgattatgtgacgctcatcaccattctcacctatgaacgcgtgcctgacaaccacttccgttctacatgcaaacaagcttgaatgtgtatctcttagcctcctgatttatgatcagagtcttcgtggtataggctagaattattggcggccattcttgagatccggaaagtctaaaccttgtctgtggtattctgagtaggatctgggaagggatggctgtgacgagtttcaaactcgcgagtgctgggcgtagtgacagacgcaaaaggattactaaatcctattccagcaggatcgagaaccgacagatgattagccgtgcggtgacagcgcatcttggaccatttttactgagaggacgaaaagtagccattgacaacagtgatgcccaacatacagcttgccatgaaaaggagtatgaaggattggatgaaagcagtaggaaagcggagattcagaagaaccatttgaatccgcctgactgagatttacaaggtgaccatagcttgcttcaagccgacaatctccgtgggatcgacccttactcacgtaaggtttattacttggacgacccagtgcacttgctggttagttgtgtgaagttgtgacaaagaactaagattatgaacgtgcgtattaagtttttagcgccgttaccaaggaatgaacgatcatgattttccacaccaagtttttggcaccgttgccggggaatgaacgatcacgatttcccacaccaagtttttggcaccgttgccgggaattgttcgagtttggacaactgacgattcatcttgttgctcagattaggtaattttattttaattttaagtttttgtttttattctttttattttcgaaaaaaaattttcaaaaaaaaataaattatttcaaaaaaattaaattttctatgttcttcagaatttttaagaatgaattctagagtttcttcatgatctgttgaagcctggctggctgtcaagccatgtctaaatttttggactgaggcttccacttatcatggcAAGAGCCCTTGGACTCTCATCTAATCAGCTgttatatgcctgatttgtatctgctgaagcttggctggtcattggccatgtctagtgttttggaccggagctttcgctgaaagcttggctggctagtaagccatgtctaattcctggaccggagctttagactaacattgcatgattcctagaattctcattagaaattttgaaatccttatttttctttttccaaataattttcgaaaaattacaaaaaaattataaaaccataaaaccaaaaataattttatgtttcttgtttgagtctagtgtcaatttttaagtttggtgtcaattgcatgcttttaatttttctttaaaatttcgaaaactcatgcatgtcttcttcatgatcttcaagttgttcttgatgatcttctttgtttgatctttaattttttatgttttgtgtcttttcttgtttttcatatgcatttttaatttgttagtgtctaaacattgaaaatttctaagtttggtgtcttgcatgtttttcttttcttaaaaaattttcaaaaacatgttcttgatgttcatcttgatcttcaaagtgttcttggtgttcatcttgacattaatagtgttcttgcatgcatcttttgttttaatccaaaacttttatgttttgagtcatttagttgtttttctctttcatcattaaaaactcaaaaatcaaaaaaatatctttccctttttatctcataaattttcaaaaatttgagttgactttttcaaaactttttaaaatttagttgtttcttatgagtcaaatcaaattttcaattaaaaattctatctttttcaaacctttttcaaaaatcaaatttttttcattttttctttcataatttcgaaattttcaaactttaatttcaaaatctttttcgtatttctatttcatattttcgaaattaatgctaacaattaatgtgattgattcaaaaattctaagtttgttacttgcctagtaagaaaggtccaatctttaaattttaaaatcatatctttttgtttcttgttagtcaagtaatcaactttaattttcaaaatcaaatctttttaaatttctttttcaaatctttttcaaaataaatttcaatcacatctttttcaaaatcaatttcaaaatcttttccaacttcctatcttttcaaaattgattttcaaatctttttcaattaatcttatcttgtttgattcttatctttttcaaaactacccaactaattctctctctaattttcgaaaatcactaacctcttttttcaaaattcctttttaattaattaattgttttaaattttaatttaatttcatttttttattttcgaattttaactttaattttaaattgaaaacaaaaatatttttattttattttatttattttttgaattcttcCCTCTGTCATCTcctactaattatttatttatctactaacacttatcttctacacataattcgaaccccaTCTTCTTCTCTGCGTTCgagttcttctcttctcttccttctattcttctcttcttatacttacataaggaatctttatactgtgacatagaggattccatattttcttttgtgttctcttctttttcatatgaacaggaacaaggataagaacattcttgttgaagctgatcctgaacctgaaaggactctgaagaggaagctaagggaagctaaagcacaactctctggagaaaatctgacagaaaatttcgaaaaagaaggagacatggccgaaaataataacaatgcaaggaagatgcttggtgactttactgcatcaaattccaatttacatggaagaagcatctcaatccctgccattggagcaaataattttgagcttaaacctcaattagtttctctgatgcaacagaactgcaagtttcatggacttccatcagaagatccttttcagttcttaactgaatttttgcagatctgtgacactgttaagaccaatggggttgatcccgaggtctacaggcttatgcttttcccgtttgctgtaagagacagagctagaatatggttggactctcaacctaaagacagcctgaactcttgggataagctagtcacggctttcttagccaagttctttcctcctcaaaagcttagcaagcttagagtggatgttcaaaccttcaaacataaagaaggtgaatccctctatgaagcttgggagagatacaaggaactgaccaaaaagtgtccttctgacatgctttcagaatggaccatcctggatatattctatgatggtctgtctgaattatcaaagatgtcattggaccattctacaggtggatccattcacctaaagaaaacacctgcagaagctcaggaactcattgacatggttgctaataaccagttcatgtacacttctgaaaggaatcctgtgagtaatgagacgcctcagaggaagagagttcttgaaattgatgctctgaatgccatattggctcagaacaaaatattgacccagcaagtcaatatgatttctcagagtctgaatggagtgcaagctgcatccaacagtactaaagaagcatcttctgaagaagaagcttatgatcctgagaaccctgcaatagcagaggtgaattacatgagtgaaccctatggaaacacctataattcctcatggagaaatcatccaaatttctcatggaaggatcaacaaaagcctcaacaaggctttaataatggtggaagaaacaggtttagcaatagcaagccttttccatcatccactcagcaacagacagagaattctgagcagaatccatctagcttagcaaatatagtctctgatctatctaaggccactttaagtttcatgaatgaaacaaggtcctccattagaaatttggaggcacaagtgggccagctgagtaaaagagtcattgaaactcctcctagtactctctcaagcaatacagaagagaatccaaaaagagagtgcaaggtcattaccttacttggtgtggccgaacccaaagaggaggaggaggacgtgaattctagtgaggaagacctcctgggacgttcagtgaccaataaggagtttccctttgaggaaccaaaggaatctgaggctcatctagagatcatagatattccattgaacttccttttaccattcatgagctctgatgactattcatcttctgaagaagatgaagacattgctgaaaagtaagttgctcaatatttaggagcaatcatgaagctgaatgccaaattatttggtaatgagacttgggaggatgaacctccattgctcatcaaggaactaaatgccttggttcagcaaactctacctcaaaagaaacaggatcctggtaaattcctaattccctgtaacataggcaccatgacctttgagaaggctctgtgtgacctggagtcaggaataaacttaatgtcactctctgtaatggagaaactaggaatctttgaggtacaggctaccaagttctcattagagatggcagacaaatccatgaaacaggcttatggactagtagaggacgtgttagtaaaggttgaaggcctttacatccctgctaatttcataatcctagacactggaaaggatgaggatgaatccatcatccttggaagacccttcctagccacagcaaaagctgtgattgatgtggacagaggagagttggtccttcaactgaatgaggactaccttgtatttaagactcaaggttctccttctgtaaccatggagaggaagcatgaaaagcttctctcactacagagtcaaccaaaacccccacagtcaaactctaagtttggtgttgggaggccacaaccaaactctaagtttggtgttgaacccccacatccaaactctaagtttggtgttgggaggttccaacaatgctctaaacatctgtgaggctccatgagagctcactgtcaagctattgacattaaagaagtgcttgttaggaggcaacccaatgttatttaattatatctatttattttctattgttattttatgtttttttaggttgatgatcatgttgagtcacaaaaactactgaaaaatcaaaaacagaatgaaaaacaacattaaaaatagcacaccctggaggaagagcattctggcgtttaacgccagaaacaagcaccaagttggcatttaacaccagaaacaagcatctgtctggcgttaaacgccagaaacaagctacatttgggcgtttaacgccataaacaggcagcagtctggcgttaaacgccaagattgcaatgcaagggcgtttacacgcctaataggagcagggatgttacatccttgacccctctggatctgtggaccccacaggatccccacctaggagtttgtgtatttttctgtgatttcaggtattttctggctgaaattgagggacttgagcaaaaatcaaattcagaggctgaagaaggactgcagatgctgttggattctgacctccctgcactcaaagtggattttctggagctacaggagtccaaatggtgcgctctcaattgcgttggaaagtagacatccagggctttcgagcaatatataatagttcatgatttgcccgagtttagatgacgcaaactggcgttaaacgccagaaacaagttgcaaagcagagttaaatgccagaaacaagttataaactggcgttcaactcaaaggaagacctctacacgtgaaagcttcaatgctcagcccaagcacacaccaagtgggcccggaagtggatttctgcatcatctactcatttctgtaaaccctagtaactagtttagcataaatagaactttttactattgtactaggagtctttttccctattttcaaattcatatgccatttggggaggctggccattcagccatgcctagaccttgttcttatgtattttcaacggtagagtttctacacaccatagattaaggtgtggagctctgctgttcctcatgaattaatgcaaagtactattatttttctattcaattcaagcctatttcttctctaagatattcattcgcacacaagaacatgatgaatgtgatgattatgtgacgctcatcaccattctcacctatgaacgcgtgcctgacaaccacttccgttctacatgcaaacaagcttgaatgtgtatctcttagcctcctgatttacgatcagagtcttcgtggtataggctagaattattggcggccattcttgagatccggaaagtctaaatcttgtctgtggtattccgagtaggatctgggaagggatggctgtaacgagcttcaaactcgcgagtgctgggcgtagtgacagacgcaaaaggattactaaaTCCTGTTCTAGCagaatcgagaaccgacagatgattagccgtgcggtgacagtgcatcttggaccattttcactgagaggacgggaagtagccattgacaatggtgatgcccaacatacagcttaccctggaaaggagtatgaaggattggatgaaagcagtaggaaagcagagattcagaagaaccatttgaatccgcctgactgagatttacaaggtgaccatagcttgcttcaagccgacaatcttcgtgggatcgacccttactcacgtaaggtttattacttggacgacccagtgcacttgctggttagttgtgtgaagttgtgacaaagaactaagattatgaacgtgcgtattaagtttttagcgccgttaccaaggaatgaacgatcacgatttcccaTACCAGGATCCCATCAATGCTGTTCATTCTTCTTCAAGCTGTAAGTACCCTTTATCACACCATTTGTCATATGCATCTTTCTCTCTAAAATACCTAGCCTTCACTTTTGCACTTATAAATAACCCTGATCCGAAGCACTACTCTGAGGCTATTATGCATGATTGCTGGAGAAAAGCTATTGATGCAGAACTTGCCGCTCTTTAGATCGTCACTTCTCTTCCTATTGGCAAGAATGCAGTAGGTTGTAAATGGGTTTTTTGCACAAAATTCAACCCAGATGGGACAATTGAAAGACATAAGGCTCGGTTAGTTGCTCAGGGGTTCACTTAAATCCCAGGCATTGATTATATTGACACCTTCAGTCCGGTTGTTAAAATGAGCACAGTGAGAGTTCTCTTAGCAATTGCAGTATTAAAGAATTGGTATCTTCATTAACTTGATGTCAATACCGCTTTCCTTCATGGGGATATCCATGAAGATGATTATATGAAGTTACCGAAAGGGCTGAAGAGTGATAATCCCAAGTTAGTTTGTAAATTAGAAAGATCTCTTTATGGTTTGAAACAGTCGAGCTGCCAATGGAACATTAAACTATCCAATGCTCTATTTGAATTGGGATATATTCAGTCTGAAAATGATCACTCTTTGTTCACCAAGTCCACTAATATTAGCTTCATTGCTATTTTGGTCTATATGGATGATCTTTTGTTGGCTGGTGATGATCTCTCGAAAATTGAAGATAAAGGATCTTAGACAGCAAATTCAAGATAAAGGATCttggtattttaaaatttttcattggCATGGAAGTAGCAAGAAGCAAAACAAGGATTACTCTTTATCAAAGAAAATACGTTTTATATTTGATCAATAATTGTGGCTTACTTAGAGCCAAACCTATCACTACACACATGGATTATACTACATCTTTGTCAAGAAATTGTGGCTCTCTTCTATCCGATGCTGCTCTTTATAGAAGGCTGGTTGGTTGCCTTCTTTATCTCACCAATACCAGATCCGACTTGAGCTACTCTGTAGGTTGTTTTACTCAATTCATGGATTGTCCTACTGATGTTCATCTCAAGGCAGCTTATAGATTGATTCGATACTTAAAACAGTCACCGGCATCAGGTCTTTTCTTTCCTGCCTCTAATTCTTTTATTCTCTCTGGATATACTGATTTTGATTGGGGGGTTTGTAAGGATACTAGAAAATCTATTACTGgttattgcttctttcttgacCAAACTCTTATATCttggaaaagcaaaaagcaaacaaCAGTCTCTAGATCCTCTTCTGAAGCTGAATATCGAGCTTTAGCAAATGGAACTTGTGAACTTGTATGGTTGCTAAAACTTGTAAAAGAATTCAAGATTTCTCCTCCCCTGCCCATTGATATATTCTATGACAATAAATCTTCTATATATATTGCCTCAAATCTAGTTTTTCATGAATGAACAAAACATGTTGAAATTGATTGCCATGTAACTCGTAATAAATATAAAGAAGGAGTTTCATATCTTTAACATATTGCCTCTAGTGAGCAGCTGGCTGATCTGTTTACAAAATTTCTTGCACCGGGACCCTTCTCCTATTTGCTATCCAAGCTGGGATTACTTGATCTATACAAGCCAAGTAATACCAGCTTGTGGGGGATGTTAGTTAATATAGATGCTGAAAATAATATTTCAAATGTAAAAGATttgttagtatatttttgtttgttagaTTGTACAGCTGGCTAATTTGTTAGAGCTAGTTAATATATagtttgttattctttttttcattcttttcacaTCTTTTATACAGCTATATAAACTGTATAGCATAATGTAAAGTTCTTATGATGTATTATTCAATTGCAATCATGATATTTATCATCACAATATTCCTCTCTCTCGATTTCTTCTCTaatcattcttttctttcttttcttcttcattctgCTGCAGCCATTTCACTGATTGACAGTAACTCTTTCTCCATTTATTGTTAATTTGCTGCTCAAGATTGATACCATTTCATCTCTTTCCTTATGGTTTGAACATCATTCTTCTGAATCATCCGCAAGACGGATAAGGTATCCGCATTTTGCATACATATCCAAGAGACCAGTTCCTATAAACACATCATATTCTGGAGTAtgccctatttttttttttgcaaagtcATACATGCAGGCCCAGTGTGTATAATTCTCATTTGAGAAGATGCTGAAACAACACAAACCATGGTAGCATCCGACAGATCGACCACCATGCTGCCATACAAAGACAATGCAATGACAACATGATCTTCGTTCCCATCGTTCATGGAACAATGACCTGTTATAATAGCATTATTCCACGTGACAATATTTCTTTCCGACATTTCATCGAACACCCTTCGTGcagattttatatatttattgctAGCATAAGCTAGATAATGTATCTTTGGTAGTCAGAACCAAAGAATACAATACAACAAAAGAAACACATTGTTTCTTGGAAGACAAGTTATCATGAGGTAAATTGCTACCCATAAAGGAAGACTGAAGGCAATGTCTTATCAACTTTCACTTTCATTTGGAAACTCAAATGCAAATGGAGGTACTAACCCATCAATGTAGTAAAACATTTGTTATCCCACCAATAAGAATTGGACATAAACAAAAACATTGTAATAACATGATTGAGCCAAACACCACTCCAAACTTATTGAGCCATATTTTAACATTTGGTAACTTAGGTCTGACACTTTGCAGATTAAAACAAAGTGGAGTGGGAACAAATCCAAGAAAAAAGCCCAATAAAAAAACATGATTAAGTGTGGTTTTTTTCTTGCAAATACACTTTCACTGTTAGAGTtgtcaacctaaaaaaaaaaaaaaaatcgctaCAGTCTTATATTCCAATCTCACAAGTTTATGTTTCATGACTACGAGAGATAATCTAATTCTTGCCTTGGTAACAGGTTGATGTATGACAAAAACCTAGCCAAGAGTAGAGGCTATATAAGCATATAACTAAAAGCATTTTAACTCTATGCAAACGCGTATGAATAGTACGAAAATTTTTCTTGATGATAAAGGCAATGTAACTTACtcttctttcctttatcttttaatCTTTTAAGATAGTTAATATAtagtttataaattgaaattgttAGAGTTGATCAATCCTTCATAATTGATTGCTGAACAATAATTTaaactcatgcatgtgtcttgTTTTTCAATAGAATCAACACTAAAGGGGACAAGAATCCGACCACAATTCTGTTGGTTTGCCAATTTTGGTCTCCAAAACAGAGCATTACTTTTCACCATATATCATCCCATCCATAACATGCGGCATTGTTTCTCTTTTGGTCTCTCTTATCCAATTTTGAGTGGGCTTCCTACCTAGCAAGCTACTTCAATTCCAATAACACTCGAATAATCGTTGTGGAGGCAAACTTAATTGGCCACCATTACTCAAGAATTTGTCTAATTTTACCCTGCACAACTAACGATATCCACAAACCAATTTAGCTATATAGAGACAAACGATATATATGGTGCGTCTTAATTCCCATTCGGTGGAAAACCATTCCTATATAGATAGTATTTAATTTTATGTAAGGGGAACCACaaacttttattcctttctcttATTCTCAGTATTTTTCGTGCGTATGGATTTGCTTAAGTCgccacaaaaaagaaaagaaaaaacatataAAGGCTTGCTTCAATTTATGCTCTCATATTCACGACGCATAGTGAAAGGCTTGCTTCTATTATCCATAAATCTTggtatcttaatttaaaaataattaaatatttattttctcaTGTTAACTTAATTCAATAGATATACACATGTGAAATTATCCTTGCATGTACTATACTACGTGATATGTGGTGGCATTAGTTTTAGTTCTACATCGACAAAACCAATTAAAAGAAGAAGGTTTAATTGTTATAAGTAGGAGATtaatttcttatttataattattcaaaaattatatatttcttttacACATAATTATAAAAAGAACACTTACCAATAGTACTGATTAAAAACGTAGGTATAATTGATTGAATTCTGATATTAATttggtatatatttttttattgttatttatttattgagtttATTAGATAAATTATTTATTGAATAATACTGTATAGGTCATTTTATTTAGGAGATTGGATATTAGGTGAGATATGTTTGtgattttttcagttttttttaagaaatttatcgtaatgataaaattttatctaaaaatatttaatattaagtgGATTCTAATTGTAACGACTAAATCCTTAAAGTGATTTTTTAGATTCGATTCGTGCACCAATTTGACCTTGAAATCTTGAaatttcaattgcactaatttaaACCTTCAGATTGAACTCCAAAAGATATACTAGTTCTTCCATCAATTTCTAGTGTGAGTCAACAGTTGAATTGCTGATATGACACCACTATTGTCACGTGACATCATCACTCACCCCACATCATCATCCTCTTTCtcatctctctccctcttctttcTCCACTCTCCAccacctctccctctctttctcacCCTCCACCACTTCCTACTGCAAGTCCTTCTCTACCATATTATCTCTTTCGATCTCCTTCCCTCTTCTTCCACTTCCACCGCCACAACACCTGTCGCCACTTTCATT contains:
- the LOC140181222 gene encoding secreted RxLR effector protein 161-like, producing MDYTTSLSRNCGSLLSDAALYRRLVGCLLYLTNTRSDLSYSVGCFTQFMDCPTDVHLKAAYRLIRYLKQSPASGLFFPASNSFILSGYTDFDWGVCKDTRKSITGYCFFLDQTLISWKSKKQTTVSRSSSEAEYRALANGTCELVWLLKLVKEFKISPPLPIDIFYDNKSSIYIASNLVFHE